The Rhinoraja longicauda isolate Sanriku21f chromosome 19, sRhiLon1.1, whole genome shotgun sequence genome includes a window with the following:
- the LOC144603174 gene encoding flotillin-1-like — MSFQTCGPNEAMVVSGFCRSPPVMIAGGRVFVLPCIQQIERISLSTLTLNVKSEKVYTRHGVPISVTGIAQVKIQGQNKEMLAAACQMFLGKSETEIAQIALETLEGHQRAIMAHMTVEEIYKDRKKFSEQVFKVASSDLLNMGIGVVSYTLKDIHDDQGYLHSLGKSRTAQVQRDARIGEAEAKRDSGIKEARAQQQKVSAQYVNEIEVAKAQRDFEVKKAIYDTEVNTRKAESDLAYQLQVAKTKQQIEEEKMQVQVVERTQQIQLQEQEILRRERELDAQVKKPAEAERYRLEKLAEAERLKLIMEAEAEAESIRVKGEAEAFAIHAKAIAEAEQMMKKAEAFKEYKDAAMVDMILDKLPEVAAEISKPFSKVKKITMVSSGNSEVGAAKLSGEVLDIMARLPETVERLTGVSISQGAMKRMS, encoded by the exons GTTTCTGCCGTTCTCCGCCGGTGATGATCGCTGGAGGCCGAGTGTTTGTCCTGCCCTGCATCCAACAGATCGAGAG GATTTCGCTGAGCACCCTGACGCTGAATGTGAAGAGTGAGAAGGTGTACACCCGCCATGGTGTCCCAATCTCCGTCACCGGCATCGCTCAG GTGAAGATCCAGGGGCAGAATAAGGAGATGCTGGCTGCTGCCTGCCAGATGTTCCTGGGGAAGTCCGAAACCGAGATCGCTCAGATTGCCCTGGAAACGCTGGAGGGCCACCAGAGGGCCATCATGGCTCACATGACCGTGGAG GAGATCTACAAAGATCGCAAGAAGTTCTCAGAGCAGGTGTTCAAAGTGGCTTCCTCTGACCTGCTCAACATGGGCATTGGCGTGGTCAGCTACACACTGAAGGACATCCATGACGACCAG GGTTACCTGCACTCGTTGGGAAAATCCCGCACAGCACAGGTGCAGCGGGACGCCCGGATCGGAGAGGCCGAGGCCAAACGGGATTCCGGCATCAAG GAGGCCAGGGCGCAGCAGCAGAAGGTCTCGGCGCAGTACGTGAACGAGATTGAGGTGGCCAAGGCCCAGCGCGATTTTGAGGTGAAGAAAGCCATCTACGACACCGAGGTGAACACCAGGAAGGCTGAGTCCGACCTGGCCTACCAGCTGCAG GTGGCCAAGACCAAGCAGCAGATCGAGGAGGAGAAGATGCAGGTGCAGGTGGTGGAGCGGACCCAGCAGATCCAACTGCAGGAGCAAGAGATCCTCCGTCGCGAGAGGGAGCTGGATGCCCAGGTGAAGAAGCCGGCGGAAGCCGAGAGATACCGCCTGGAGAAGCTGGCCGAAGCTGAGAG GCTGAAGCTGATCATGGAGGCAGAGGCGGAGGCCGAGTCCATACGT GTGAAGGGAGAGGCAGAGGCCTTCGCCATTCACGCCAAGGCCATCGCCGAGGCCGAGCAGATGATGAAGAAGGCCGAGGCTTTCAAAGAGTACAAGGACGCTGCCATGGTGGACATGATACTGGACAAGCTGCCCGAG GTGGCCGCCGAGATTAGCAAGCCCTTCTCCAAGGTGAAGAAGATCACCATGGTGAGCAGCGGCAACAGCGAAGTGGGAGCCGCCAAGTTGAGCGGAGAGGTCCTCGACATCATGGCCAGGCTGCCCGAAACCGTGGAGAGGCTCACCGGAGTTAGCATCTCCCAG GGAGCCATGAAACGGATGTCGTAA